Genomic DNA from Chiloscyllium plagiosum isolate BGI_BamShark_2017 chromosome 9, ASM401019v2, whole genome shotgun sequence:
GATAACTCACTGTCTTTAAAGATTTCCCTTCTGCTCATCAATCAGATTAAACCAGTTTCCTCTCGCTATTGATCCGCCTGTCCCTACCTGCTGTCTTCATTACACACACCAGTATTAAATCACCCCTTAGATTTCTCTGCTCCAAGAGTTATCCGCATTTTATTTACCCCCGTGTCCTTACTAAAATCACTCGTCCCTGGtaccattctaataaatctctgcATCTTCTCCCATGCTTTGATATTGTTCCTAAGCTGTGATGTCCTGAGCATTAATCTGTGTTTATAGATTCACAGAATTGTtttagtgcagaaggaggccattcagcccattgtgcctgcactggtaCTGTGTGAAACgtctgaaaccgaaccttccagctcagcgagcaaacctacattcagcacctcaacctgagctacaaatcttctcaagactcACAAACTGGTACTATCTCCTGGTCCCAATCTCCTGCTCCCACCCCATATTCCTGCACACCATAAGTAACCTTCcaatgaatgcctcaattgaatctgtctcAGCAACATTTCCACACAGTGCATACCATAGGCTTGTAACTTAGtgcgattttttttttcctcacgtcacccttgcttcttttgaatgtcactttaaatctctgcctGTCATTCTTGTACTTTAAACAAATAGGAACAGCTTCGGCCTAACGACTTCTTTCGGCCtgctcgtgattttgaaaacctcgatCAAATCTCAAACTTGAATAGAATCCGACCAGCTGCTGGTGTATCATTGCCATAGAAACACTCCGTTCAGTCAAGTCAATGTTTACAATGTTTGTAGGCCTGAGTTCACTTTAATGATAGTGTTTCTACATTCActggcacagtagctcagcggttagcactgctgcctcacagcaccagggacccaggttcaattccagcctccggcgactgtctgtgtggagtttgcacattctccccatgtctgcttgggtttgctccagtttcctcccactgtccaaagatgtgcaggtcaggtgaattggccatgctaaattgcccagagtattaggtgcattaatcagagggaaatggggtctgggtgggttactcttcggaaggtcggtgtagacttgttaggccgaagggcctgtttccacactgtagggaatctaatctaaaacaatgtTCAAAGATGTGTATTTTGTATTTACTTTATACTGAGAAGAACTATAATGCTGAACTTTTACCgtatctctttatttttctactttttaatttctgattttgagtctaggtaccttgtacctaagatggtactgtgaatggtgacattgtacacttttccatgtatccctgtacttaagtatacatgacaataaaaccaaaTGCTAATTCCACAGAGAAGGAAGCCAGCATCTTCTTCAATAGTTGATGAGATGACTCTCCCTTCACTGCAATCCTGAAGCTCAATGATATCAGAGATTGCACCCATCAGGGATTGGCTGATATCTGTAAGGAACAGGGGCTTCTCCTAATTGGATTCGATGAAACCAATGGACGGTGACTCTAATGAAGTAAAACATgaatttacatagtgcctttcacaatctcTGGATATTCCAAAGCTATACCATTTTTTAAAGCAAGGACACtatggatttttgtttttaatttcaaaatattctttattcatgTAAATGAACTTTATAGTCACAAAaatagtttggttctgtacagtagcatatcaaagAAACAAACAGAGCAATTTTTAATATGTTTGAAATCAACTCATCAAGCCATCTTTGAGGACTTGTGTGTACCCAGGTATCTCTGTTCCTGCTCCCTCTTTATTGTTTAATTTATGTTGCCTCTCTTAAGTCACCAATCCAAAATAATTCAGCAGTATTTTGAACTCTGTAGTGGTTACTGGATTAAACAATCTGTGACCAGACCTATTTGTGACAGCGACAGATTGCATCTTACCtcttgcaattttaaaattaaaaaatttGTAGCCTGCACATGCAGCCAATGGAATTATTTTAATCTGCTGGTATTATCGCAGTTTCAATTAAATATAGGGAGGCTGGATAGAAAGCTCCCTGTGGAGGGGGAGAACAGGTATTAAAATACAGCTGCAGTTCTCAgggattaatttagaaaattGACAGCTGTTGCAAATTCAGGAGAAAGCCAAGAGCTGCAAAACTCCTGCAGTTATGTTAAGAGTCTAGGTGTTGCCAAACCTTGTGTTGCCTTGTTACCAGGACTTGTCGGGTTTTTGGATACATGTCAGATTCTACTAGGAGCAAACAACCCTGTGGTTTACCTGGTTCAAGCCTTTCAGTTATCCTCAGAAAGCCTGAGTGTTTTCTGATGGTCCAATCAACCATAGCTCAGTGGGGAAATGACTGGTCTGTGTATGTAAGAATCTGGTATATTCTCTGTGGTTCAATTGCACTTTCAAccctttctatccctctgttcatccaccTTTTAGTCCTCTATCCTTGATCCATCTAGCCGCCTTTAGTTCACTGATGAGCATTTAGCCATTAAGCCTGGCAGATGGGCTGATTTAGCCATTAAgcctagtgagttttgagaagatttgtagctcaggttgaggttctggatgtaggtttgctcgttgagctgaaaGGCTAGCAGATGACCTGCTTTCTCCCAATGCATAGAGTACGCAGCCACCATCTTTGAGTCCCAGGGTTAAACCTCTGGCTAATCTTAGGAAACGCCAATATTTCACTCTGATCAATCATGCTGTCAACCCATTCTGAAACTGGCGAAGAATAAAGTACAGAAGGAACCAGTTTGGTACTACCTGTTTTTGTTGcttatccaattagtcccactcccctACAAGTCTACATCtaaatctcttttgaaagttGTCATTGAATTGGCTTCACCACCTTTTCCAAAAGTATAAGCCAGATCTTAATTCACATAATGACAGACTGGACAGCAAAAGTCTGACTTGAAATCCCTATTAACAGGCTTCAGCAAACATCTTTAAGAACAGTAACAGAAATACAGGAAATAGCAAGTGATTGCATTTTCAAAGTAGGTGTTTATAAAATGTATGTCATCTGCAGAAGGAGAAGTTGGATCAGGCTTTAAAATTTCCCGGAGTAAAGGCAAATATATGTCCATCCATAAACATGCGTAACACAGGGATAGTCATGAAGGTTATACTCAAGGATAATAGAGACAAAAGAAGGAGTTTTGAAATAacactataagaaataggagtaggcagTTCAGCTCTTTGatcttgctctgtcattcaataggatcatggtccaacatttctcatgtccactttgctgccctttccctgtagcccttcatttcctgactgatcaagatatgatctatttcagccttaaacataTGCAAGGACTCTACTGCCACAGAGACTCGAAGGCAAGGAATTCCAGAGACTCTCatccctctgggagaagaaattcctctgaaCTCACCTGTCACATTTGAAAGCATGGATACACAATTATGTTCCTATGGAACATGAGTGCCCATAAATCATTGCCTTGTAATTTATTGTAATGTTACACATGGTATGGATTGTAGATTCTCAGAGACCTTGCAGCCCGTTGAGTCTGCATTGGCTCTTTTGAAGATGAACCTTGTTAATCCCATTCACTTTTGCTCCTTTCTATATTCtgaaaatatttccttttcaagtatttcCCAAAGCCCTGCTAAAGGCTCTATTGAATCTGCATCTAGCTTCCCATCAGGTAATGCACTCTAAATTTAGTTCCTTGTTGCATAATCAAACTTTTCCTCATGTCTCCTTTGGTTCTTTTATCAACTGTTTTAATCTGTGACCTCCAATGATTGACCCCTCAGTTATTAGAAACAGATACTCTTTTATTGACCCAATCTCCATCCTTCGTGATGTTGAACATATCTATCCCAtctctttttttattcactcatgggatgtgggcatctggCCAGCATTGTTTTTGTTGCCtgaccctaattgcccttgagaaggtgctggtgaactgctttcttgacccGCTACAGTCCACCTGatgtaggttgactcacaatactcttagggagagaattccgggattttgacccggcgacagtgaagggacagcgatatatttccaagtcaggatagtgagtggcttggaggggaacttatccatggtggtgttcccatgtatctgctgcccttttccttctagatggaagcggtcaTGGGTTTGTCgaaggatctttgttgaatttctgcagtggatgGTACATACTGTTGTTGCTAAGcattggaggtggagggagtagatgcttatGGAAGTGGTaccaatcaaatttaaaaattattaaattaaAAGGACACATGGCAGATGAGATtcagtgcaaaagaaaaaaaaatgagataataATATTTTGGTAGGAAACCTTAGATGTACATCATTATAAAGAGGATGCAAGGACAGTGAGAGACCTTGGGAGTGATTGTACTCCTAATCTCTGCAGTTGGCTGGATAGATTAACAGAGCAATTCTAGGTTTTATGAAGAGTTACATGGAAAAAAACTGGGAAGTTGTGCAGAACTTTACAAAACACGGGTTAAGGCCCAAGCTAGAATTTTATATCTAACTCTGGTTGCCactggacggcacggtggcacagtggttagcactgctgcctcgcagcgccagagacccgggttcaattcccgcctcaggcgactgactgtgtggagtttgcacgttctccccgtgtctgcgtgggtttcctccgggtgctccggtttcctcccacagtccaaagatgtgctggtcaggtgaattggccatgctaaattgcccgtagtgttaggtaaggggtaaatgtagggatatgggtgggttacgcttcggcgggtcggtgtggacttgttgggccgaagggcctgtttccacactgtaaagtaatctaatctaatctaatcaaaccggctactttatcctgaatggtgtcaagcttgttgagtgttattggagctgccccCCATCCAGCCATCTCTGCCTACCTTTCTCTGTTTATGGAGAATAATCCCGGGGTCTATACACACAATTCATCCCTTGAAATCATTAGAAGAGATTTATTCGAGAGATTTATTCTTTCCAGAGTTTAGACATCCTCCCAGTGGCAACCAGAGTTAGATATAAAATTCTAGCTTGGGCCTTAACCCGTGTTTTGTAAAGTTCTGCACAACTTCCCAGTTTTTTTCCATGTAACTCTTCATAAAACCTAGAATTGCTCTGTTAATCTATCCAGCCAACTGCAGAGATTAGGAGTACAATCACTCCCAAGGTCTCTCACTGTCCTTGCATCCTCTTTATAATGATGTACATCTAAGGTTTCCTACCAAAATattatctcattttttttcttttgcactgaATCTCATCTGCCATGTGTCCTTttaatttaataatttttaaaaatgttttcaaccTTGTTGCAAACTTTGACTTTACATACTGCTGTGGTGATGAAGTCTGGTGCAGAGGGCTGTTAATTCAGGTCATTGAATAAGGGAGTAATGTGGACAGGGTCAGGGGCCCTTGTTGGCCGAGGGAGGGATCTCAACACCAAGGAATGAGAATCCGGGGCTTTTCTCTTCCAGTGTCTGCTCCACTCATTTCTGCTTTGATCCAATTAAAGAGTGGCATGATTGGGTTGCTCTACACAGGAGTCGAATACAGATatagaaggccattcagcaccgTGAGCTGTCAAATTGGAACCGGAGGAGGCCATACAGCATCTCCAGTTGTTGCTTAGGAGtagagggccattcagcccaattagCAAATAAatcggaggccattcagccttttacaCAGGAAAGGGGTAAGTTGTTGCTAGCTTTCAGCCCTGGAATCCACGATACAAATACAGGTTGCACAAAGGagacacagaatccctacagtatgtaagcaggccattcagcccattgtgtccatagtgaccctccggagagcatcccacccagactcacccctcttccatatcactgtaaccttgcatttctcaggctaacctgtacatccctggacactgggcaatttagcatggccaatccacccaacctgcacatctttggagtgtgggaggaaactggagcatccggaggaaacccgtgcagacaaggggagaatgtgcaaactccacacagacagtcacccgaggctggaattgtacccaggtccttggtgctatgaggcagcaatgctaaccactgaggcaccatgctgcccaaaaataagaaaatggcaTGGAAAATAAGGTTTTGGtttggaaaggaaataaataatgaaGCAATTAATTCCACAAATGCAGCAAATCTTTACTGGGGAAAATGTAATCATGGACAACAGGTGATTTATAAATGAAATTTGTTGGCCTTTTGTTGGGAAATACAACcctcaacaaaaacagaaattgttggaagaaCTCTGAGGTCTCATAGCGTCTGTggggaggaagcagagttaatgtttcaaatccatttTCTCTGCATTAGAACTGGAAATAGCTAGGACAAACTGGTATTTGTGCTGAAGCCCAAGTGGTGGGCAAGGGCTGGGGAAGGGAGAGGTAAGCAGATGGATGGAGATGAAGACCAgagagaaagatatgaaagggatagGTTGGCAAGGAGATAATGGATAGCACatgaggacagaagaaaagcagaataaGAAATAGTAAGAGCAACGAGTGAGAAAGTGGATATGCTATGCTGAAGGCAATCTATATAGtatgaaaaacaaaaacagaaattgctgggaaaattcagtaggtctggcagcatctgtggagcaaaagcaagattaacatttcaagtctagtgacccttcttcagaattgattgtagcTAGGAGAAGattggtatatatatatattcaagaaaggatgGGAGGAGGGGGTCAAAGATAAAGGATAGGTAgacatggagcccagagagagagaaacacaattagACAAAGGAACGGGTAAAGGACAGTCTGAtaaaatgaatagctgctaacaAAGACTATCATggactgacaatgggttgtgtgtggaagcaggccatgtgATGGCAAGGCCTAGTTGGTGGAAgttgaggtaaggacatgggCGAAGGTGCTCAAGccctgaaattgttgaattcgACTTTGAGTCCAGGAGGCTGTAGAGTttccaggcagaaaatgaggtgttcgtAGAATCCcttcagcgtggaaacaggcctttcagctcaacaaatccacaccgatcctccaaagagtgatctacccagacccattcctctaccctattatcctatatttaccactgactaatgcacctaacttacacatccctgaaaactacaggcaatttaacacgactaattcacctgacctgcacatcttttggatgctgggtggaaaccggagcacctggaggaaacacacgcagacatggggagaatgtgcaaatcccacacagactgtcacccaaggctggggaAGGGACTGTGAATGGAGTCGggggtgggaagggaggttatgtGAAATTGGAGAGCCCAATGTTGAGTCTGCcagttttggggggggggggggttgtgtggGGCGGTGATGATGCTGAAGGCTGCCCAGatagatgaggtgttgttcctccaatttggggCTtggtggcaatggaggaggccaagatggtcatattggagagggaatgggaaggggaattaaaatggacggtGACTGTGACGGGGGGCACTGCAGGCCCAGCTGAGACGCTCGGGGAAACATGccaagtttacatttggtctccccccATGTAGGGAAGACCCCTGCAGCAAGCCTGTGATGGAGATGTCGGCCAGGGAACGGGATGgcgtgttgaaatggcaggcgaCAGCCTATGACCCTATAataggaagctcagggtcacttTTACAGATAAAAGGTAGGTGTTTTGCAAAGCAGTCACCAAGCCTTCACCATATCAAAAAGACGGGGCTAAACAGGTTGTTCTGCAAGCATGGATTCGACAGATCGAATGACCTCCTCCAAGGTTGCATCACTGCAAAACTTTACAAAATGCGTTTGGTTTGCTTTGCAAATTCCACCTTAagtcgtgatttggagatgccggtgttggactggttaaaaatcacacaacaccagattattgtccaacaggtttaattggaagctttcggagcactgctccttcattaggtggttgtggagtataatagtgcttccaattaaacctgttggactattacctggtgttgtgatttttaattttgtccaccttaaatgttgaaaaatgtgttgctcctgctccttggatgctgcctgacctgctgcgctttttcagcatcacatttttaagctctaatctccagcatctgcagtcctcactttctcccaccttaAATGTTCACCAGGAGACAGGGAGGGGGCGCTGCTGCGGGAGGACCGGGCGGGAGGGGGCGCTGCTGCAGAAGGGTCGGGCAGCAGGGGGCGCTGCTGCGGGAGGACCGGGGCAGGAGGGGGCGCTGCTGCCGGAGGACCGGGCGGGAGGGGGCGCTGCTGCAGGCGGATCGGGCAGGAGGTGGCGCTGCTGCCGGAGGTCCGGGCTGAAGACGAGGGAGGGCGCTGTTACTGCTGCACGGGCAGAGTGTCGGCGTCACCCGCAAATTAAATGAGGCAGCGCTTCCTGAAATAATAATATTTCCAATTGGAATCTGATTATCCGTGAGAGGGAAACCGAGATCGTTCATTCGACGGTATTGCCTCGAAATAAATCGAGGTAGGAGAGTGCCCCGAAGGGAAGAAGAGGCAGGATCTGGGAGAGTGTAGGCGGGGACCGTTCGGTAAAGGGGAGGGTCTGTGTCCGAATCCCAGGGGTGGGAATCAGCCGGTGTCCAAGGGCGGGGCGGAGCCTGTGTCCAATGGGCGGGGCGGAGCCTGTGTCCAAGGGGCGGGGCGAAGCCGGTGTCCAAGGAGCGGAGCCGGTATCCAAGGGGCGGGGCGAAGCCGGTGTCCAAGGGGCGGGGCGGAGCTGATGTCCAAGGGGCGGGGCGGAGCTGATGTCCAAGGGGCGGGACCTTTTGCCAGGACGGATACCGGAAGGGGCGGGGCCGAGTCTGTGCTCGGGGTCACATGCGACCAGCCTGTGTTTGTTTGGGCCGCAGGATGCAGCTGAAGGAGATTGTTCGCTGGAATGTCCGCGTGTCCCTTCTTTATGCCATTGGCATCTGGACCATGCTCGGCACCTATGGCTTCTTCCACCTGAAGAAGAAGCGGGAGCTGGCAGCGATCGAGAACAGCACCCAGGACTCGGCAGGTAAGGGCAAAGGTCACAACCTCCCACCCCGTGAAGGGCAAAGGTCACATCCTCCCACCCCGTGAAGGGCAAAGGTCACATCTTCCCAACCCGTGAAGGGCAAAGGTCACATCCTCCCACCCCGTGAAGGGCAAAGGTCACATCCTCCTACCCCATGAAGGGCAAAGGTCACATCCTCACACCCCATGAAGGGTAAAGGTCTCATCCTCCCACCCTGTGAAGGGCAAAGGTCACAACCTCCTAACCCCGTAAAGGGCAAAGGTCACATCCTTCTATCCCCATGAAGGGCAAAGATCACATCCTCCCACCCCTGTGAAGGGCAAAGGTCACGTCCTCCCATCCTGTGAAAGCCAAAGGTCACAGCCTCCCACCCCGTGCAGGGAAAAGGTCATCCTCCCACCCTGTGCACAGCAAAGGTCAGTTTGTGCAGGGCAAAGGTCATTCCCTCCCACTCCGTGGAGGGTAAAGGTTACCTCCCCACCCCATGCAGGGTAAAGGTCACTGGCTGgctgctaccttcccccccattGTAGGAAAAAGGTGACGGATGAAGGCCCTGATATGTTTTAGCATTGTTGGCCTTGCTTTTACATTAAATAaaggttaactttgtttttttttcagcagtcACTTACCAAGAGGAGATCAGTTTGGAACCTCAAAAACAAGTTACCAAAGAATTTGTGGAGACAAAAGTTGTTGCAAAGGAAGGTTTTGTTCCCTTTTCATTCAGAATCTACAAATATGGGAAATCTCTCTTTGGTGTTTCATCTGATACTTCAATAGAGAAGTAGAGTTCAGAACAATAACTAACGCAGGTGATACTGCTAGGGAGTTCATGCTTCAGTTTTCTTATGGACAATGAGGATTTCTCTACGTGCCCCCAATTTGTACAGTTGCTTTGGATGGTGTAGACTGTGCTTAAGTGCCTAGTGTCTATGATCTATTGAGCCTCATTTGATCTATTATTTTGAAGACTATGTATCAGTTTCTAATGGACAGTGTCTGTACATCTACATTTTTTGCACAGTGGGACATCAGTAGCATTTTGAGAGAATTCAGCTATTTTTAAATTATGGGGGAAATTTGTTTCCAAACAACTGAAGGCTTTACCATGCCACATTTTTGTACTTACATAGTCAACTCCAGAATACTTTTTTGCATGTGCAAACACattgtttcttcttcctttcttccACAACTGCTCTGGAATCAATCAACAGGTTGGAGTGGCTGATATGATTGATCCTCTTTATCCAGCCGGCTTTAGCTTTTCAAAAATGTGGTTATATTCTGGAAAGTGAACTGGTGAAGGATTGTGCTGGATCAAATCTTTCCTCAAACGTACCTTTTATTTACAGAGTGAAAAATCTACAATCTCCGAACACAAGCACACACCGCTTCAATAAGTCTCTTTATATGTGTTCAAGTGAAACTCCATTTTAAAACCACTGATGGGGTAAAATTGACAATGAAGACCCAATCTAGAAGTAGGTTTAATGCATTATTTTCATGACTTGAGTTATGTATTATACAAATTCATTGTCACTATTTACATGCATGTTTTGTGTTGGACATATGAATCAGCAGGTTGGGAGCAGATTAAAACTAAACTGATGTATTTTACTGCCATTGTAGTGAACCTTCACTTTGAAAGAAGGATTGATATGATTATTGTGACTTTGCAAGATGCATGGGAATTTTAAATGATTGCTGTTCATTAATTTAGGACTGTATAAAACTAACCCTGTTCCAGGAGTTTGAAGATTCACCATTGGGTTTAGATTCCACCTGATTGGGAATGAGACTTGATCTGATTATGTATTAGTTGTGTTGATATTGTTAACTAATAAAATTGGAGTGATACTAAATTTGAAATGACAAGACAATCACTTACAATCTGTTCATTTGTTAATGATACAACAGGTAGGAATTGGATGTGAAATTATGCCTCTGAAGGCTCCTCAAATACCTGGATTGCAGCAATTAATTTTGCAATAGTTTCTATTTTGTGCTTTGATTCGTGCAATGGCTGAAGTTGTGAAGGGACCACAAGCTGTTTGCTCTCTGTGGCTCACCTTGTGTGGACAATAGGCACTGAAATTTCCCATTGTGCTGACCAGCCCTTCAAGTTATATTGAGAGTCTGCCCATGTGGAtgtaaagctggagaaatctgaggaTCTTGGGGCACAGTggaagtgtccctacctctg
This window encodes:
- the LOC122553274 gene encoding uncharacterized protein LOC122553274 — translated: MNEYAVCKLAAVLASTVTVEFAVKNCDFLRFVKREDPCSKPVMEMSARERDGVLKWQATAYDPIIGSSGSLLQIKGRCFAKQSPSLHHIKKTGLNRLFCKHGFDRSNDLLQGCITAKLYKMRLVCFANSTLSRDLEMPETGRGRCCGRTGREGALLQKGRAAGGAAAGGPGQEGALLPEDRAGGGAAAGGSGRRWRCCRRSGLKTREGAVTAARAECRRHPQIK